One Trichormus variabilis 0441 genomic window, CAGACCAAGGACGCGGAGAGGTTTTAATTAACAAAAATCCCTATCAGGGATTGAAACCAGGAATTGCAAAATCTTCAGGTTCATTAGTGAGTTTTAATTAACAAAAATCCCTATCAGGGATTGAAACCTATATAGTTGTTTTGGATCTAGGTCTAAAAGTAGTTTTAATTAACAAAAATCCCTATCAGGGATTGAAACTAGAAAAGCTTGGTCAATGTCTCAAGAACTTTGGGGTTTTAATTAACAAAAATCCCTATCAGGGATTGAAACCATTAAAATTCAAAAACTAGGTGCAGACGATCGCGTTTTAATTAACAAAAATCCCTATCAGGGATTGAAACCAGAAAAAAGATAGAAGCCGATTTGCGGGAAGACGTTTTAATTAACAAAAATCCCTATCAGGGATTGAAACCGCCTACGAGGGTACAGAGTTCGCCCCCATGAACGTTTTAATTAACAAAAATCCCTATCAGGGATTGAAACATCGCTTAATTGTTGCTGTACTAGTGATGCGGCTAGTTTTAATTAACAAAAATCCCTATCAGGGATTGAAACAGCGCCTCTGAGGTTAGCGCTTCTGAGGTTAGGTTTTAATTAACAAAAATCCCTATCAGGGATTGAAACCATTAAAATTCAAAAACTAGGTGCAGACGATCGCGTTTTAATTAACAAAAATCCCTATCAGGGATTGAAACCAGAAAAAAGATAGAAGCCGATTTGCGGGAAGACGTTTTAATTAACAAAAATCCCTATCAGGGATTGAAACCGCCTACGAGGGTACAGAGTTCGCCCCCATGAACGTTTTAATTAACAAAAATCCCTATCAGGGATTGAAACATCGCTTAATTGTTGCTGTACTAGTGATGCGGCTAGTTTTAATTAACAAAAATCCCTATCAGGGATTGAAATGGCGCAGCTAGGACACTTGATTCTTCCATTGCCTTGTTTTAGTGTTAGTTCGACGAAACCTAACCCCAACCCCTTCCCTACAAGGGAAGGGGCTAAAAATCCACAACCAAGTACCAAATAATCAGGGTTTTAAGCCTCTCCCCGCGTCGGGGAGAGGTTTGGAGAGGGGTTATTCCGAATTTATCAAACCCACGTTGTTTTAACTAACAAAAATCCCTATCAGGGACTGAACAAACTCTTAATATCACCTGTACCTACAGCCGCTTTACATAGAGTTTTAAAAAACAAACCCCGACTAATTATCTATTTAAAGATAGAGGGTAGAATACTAGGAGCCAACCATAAACCGTAACCAATAAATGCAAATACGGCTGTAATGACAGCAGTAACGACATAGCTGAGGCAAATTAGTAAACCATCAGATTCAATTGTGGCGATCGCTAATAATAAAATACCTACAGTAGGTATCGGGTTAGTTAAGGGAATTGGTGAGATGAGTAATATTGTCAACCAAGATATACAAAACCCATTGATACGCCAAGTTAAAGGGTTATCAGCAATTTTACTTAAGCGGGGACGGGCAATTTTCTCTACAATCTTGGTGACACGCCGCAGATTTTGAAGAAGAAACTGGGCAAAAGGACGGGGGAATTTATAATGAGCGATTTTTTTAGGTAGCCAAGGCGATCGCCTACCCAAAACCATCTGTACCGATAATATCAGACAAGCAGCACCAAAAGGCCCGGTTGCCCCTGGTGGCATAGGAAATAAGAAAGGCAAAACCAATAATGCAATTACCAAGCTAAAACCACGTTCTGAGGTTTCCGCCAAAATGTCGCCAAGTGTCAAATGCTGTTCGGCTAAACGTTGCAGCAATGACTTAATTTCTTGAGAAAAGCTTAAACGCACTTGGTGTGAATTGAGGTGAATTGCCACAATAATCCCACTTAATCTAAATAAAATAAATACAACATATCAATACAACTTACGCACCCAGATTTTCTGTTGAAACCGGGTGTCAGGGTGTAGGGGCGTAGGAGTCGCAAACATTTATACTTCACACTGGCGGAACTAAAACAGCTACAGCTTTAGGAATAACGCGAAATGTGGCGGGGGTATAGGTTGTGATTTCACCATCGGTATTGATAGCACGGGGTTTACGTGTATAAACTTCAAACTCCTGGCCGTTGAGGGCGCGGACGTTTTGTCGATGAATGTGTCGGCCATTTCGCATTGCAGGTAATAAGGGAATAATTTCCCACCAATGACTAATTTCTAGACTATAAAGGTCTAGTCTTTGGTCATCAATACTAGCGTCGGGAACTATAGCCATACCACCGCCGTAATAGCGGCCATTTCCGACAGCAATTTGTACAGTTTTGATACGAAAAACTCTGTCTTTAGAGTGAATCTCTGCACTAAAAGGACGAGATTCCCAAATAACTTGCATGGCTGTAACAGCATAAGCAAATATTCCCCAGCGACGTTTAAATTCTTTGGTCAGTCGGCGGGTAATTTTTACACTTAGTCCTAAACTAGCAACATTAAAAAAGTGTTTACCATTTACCCAACCTAAATCAATACGTCTTAATTCTCCTTCGGCAATTGTTCTACAAGCTTCGGGCAATGAGTTAGAAATTCCTAGTGTTCTAGCTAAGTCATTAGCAGTTCCTAGTGGTAAAATTCCTAAAGGTAATTGTGTTTCTACTAAAGCATCAACAACAGCATTTAATGTACCATCACCCCCTCCAACTATGACTAAATCGACTTGATATTTATACTTATGTATAACTTGAGAAAGGTGCTTAGGATGTTCTGTTGATTCTTCGATTAACTGAAAATTAAATTTCTTCAGATGATTAATTGCCTCCAATAGACGCGCTTGTCCTTGGCGGGCATGACGATTTACTAATAGCAGTGCGCGGAGGCTCATAATAATTGTAATTTGTAATACGTAATCCGTGGTTAAGATATAAGATTACTATTGAATTTGTGAATTATCCGTAGTAGGCATTGCCCACCAAAACCTGGACATATACAGATACTAACACCACGCCAGTTGCTACAACGCAGCAAACATCCGTAACGCAATGGTTCCCTGGCAGCAATTTTATTTTTACTTTATAAATAACCTCTAATAAGCAACTATATTTATCATAGTTAAAAAACATAAATATTGTCGCCATAAAATACTATAGATCCCCGACTTCTCAAAGAAGTCGGGGATCTAGTATCTCACAAATTATTGATGATTGCTATTTAAAAAAAAGGTAGAAGATAAGTGGTAAAATCGGGTGATGTTACCTTTTATCTTTTACCTAAGTGCTAACAGTCGTCATCTGGGGAACGTTGTTATCCCACATCATCATGGGCAAATCTATTAAAGAGAAAGTCTAGGGCGTAGTTACGCAGTTTATAGTATTCTGGATCTTCCATTATACGGGCGCGATCGCGTGGGCGAGAAAATGGAATTTCCAACACTTCACCGATTTTGGCGTGGGGGCCGTTGGTCATCATTACCAATTTGTCGGCTAAAAATAGCGCCTCATCGATGTCGTGGGTAATCATCAATACTGTGCAGCGATTATCACCCCAGATTTTCAACAATTCTTCTTGTAATTCCTCTTTGGTGATGGCATCTAGCGCCCCAAAAGGTTCGTCTAAAATCAGGACTTTGGGACGAATTGCCAAAGCACGGGCAATAGATACCCGTTGTCTCATACCCCCTGACATTTGCATGGGTTTTTTCTCCATCGCATCAGCCAGTCCCACCATTGCCAAATGTTCCCGGACAATTGCCCTTTTCTCTGGTTCTGGCTTGTTGGGGTAAACAGCATTCACCGCTAGATAGATATTTTCAAAAGCAGTCCGCCAAGGAAGGAGGGCATAGTTTTGAAACACCACCATTCTATCGGGGCCAGGTTGGGTGATGGGTTGACCTTCCAGTAAAACTTGCCCGGAGGTAGGAAAGTTAAAACCAGACACCATATTTAGTAGTGTGGATTTACCACAACCAGAGTGACCAATAACACAGAGAAATTCACCCTGTTCTACATTTAAGTTAACGCCATCAAGGACGGTGAAGGGGCCTTTCTTGGTGGGATAGACTTTACTAACGTCTTTAATTTCTAGGAAAGGTCTGTTGTTAGTCGCACTAACCGAGTGTCTTTCCTGTCTGCTTCTGGTGGTTTCGGTAACGCTTGAACTACGGTTTTGCATGGTGGTGAAGGGGGTATGATTTGGGGGAGTTTGGTAGGGTGCGTTAAGGACGTTAGTCCTAACGCACCATACTGGCTGTGATTTTGAATTTTGTAGCTTGCTTCTCCGATAGGAGTATTTTGAATTTTGAATCGTTAAGCTACTCTTCTGGTTGGCGAGTCTAAGATGACTTCCGCAATGGAGAAATCACGCTTAATGTGCAGGCTGTTGAGATAGGCTATGGGGTCGTCGGCGTTAAAGGGTGTGCCATCAAATAATTCGATGGGTTGGCGAGTGTAGCTGATGTCCAGACCTAATTCTCTGGCGGCGGTACTGAAAACGCGTACACGACAAACCCGTTCTACAACTTCTACCCAGTTTCTGGGGAAAGGCGTATCACCCCAGCGCGCCAACTGACTCATAATCCAGATTTGTTCGGTACGGCTGGGACGGTTGATGGCTGACTGGGCAAAAAACTGGTGGTGGGCGTAGTCTCGTAATGGGTGGTCTATATCACAGACAAGGCTATTTGGGTCTTCCAGTTGAATGTAATCTAAATCTGTGCTGACGTAATCTCTACCTGCCACAATTCTTCTGACTTCTTCGACATTTTCTGGTCGAGAACAATATTCACAGGCTTCCAGCAAAGCTTTAGTCAAGGCGATGTGGGTATTAGGATATTTTTCTGCCCAATCTTCCCGCACCCCAAGGACTTTGCCAGGGTGTCCCAACCACACTTCCAAGTCGGTAGCGATGGTAAAGCCGATATTTTCTACGGCGGCGCGGTAATTCCAAGGTTCACCCACGCAATAACCGTCAATACTTTTGTTTTGCAAGTCGGCTACCATCTGCGCTGGCGGGATGGTTCTCATATCCACATCTAAATCGGGGTCAATTCCACCAGCCGCTAACCAGTAACGTAGCAATAAATTGTGCATGGATGCGGGATGGACTACCCCCATGATGTGACGTTGGTCACGGGTACGCAAGAGGTAATTTTTGAAGTCCGATAAGCTGCGAACACCTTCATCATAAAAGCGTTTCGCCAAGGTGATGGCGTTACCGTTACGGGTCATGGTGAGGGCGGTAACCACAGGTAGGGGTTGGTTATCATGTCCACCCAAGGTTAACCACATGGGCATCCCGGAAGGCATTTGGGCAGCATCTATATAACCGCCTTTCATGCCATCCACAATACCCCGCCAGCTAGTTTCCCGCACTAAGTTGACTTCATCCAAACCATGCTTAGTAAAGAAACCTTTTTCTTTGGCTACAGCTAGAGGGGCGCAAGCTGTCAAAGGTAAGAAACCAATTTCTAGGTTAACTTTTTCTAACCCGTGACGAGCCACATCTGCGGTTTTCCGGGCGCGAATTTTCTTCACCCGCTTTTGTTGGTTGAGGAAGTAAATCATCTCACTCCGCAAACTGTAGTAGCTTGGGTGTTCTACTACTTCCATGCGTTTCCGGGGTCTGGGGATATCAACTTCTAGGATGTCACCAATTTTGGATTCGGGGCCGTTGGTCAGCATGACAATTCTGTCAGACAACAGCACGGCTTCATCTACGTCGTGAGTCACCATTACCGCCGTGACTTCATTTTCTTCGCAGATTTGCATTAACTGTTCTTGCAAATTCCCTCTGGTCAGAGCATCCAAAGCGCCAAAGGGTTCATCCAATAGTAATAGTTTAGGACGAATTGCCAAGGCACGGGCGATCGCTACCCGTTGTTTTTGTCCCCCAGACAACATCCCCGGTTGTTTATCGGCGTGGGGACGCAAACCCACCATATCTATATGTTTTTCTACAATTGATTTGCGTTCAGCTTCCGGCATTCCCTTCATGACTGAGTTGACAGCTAGGGCAATATTTTCTCTCACCGTCCGCCAAGGCAACAAAGAATAGTTTTGGAAAACCACCATCCGGTCTGGCCCTGGTCTGCTAATTCTTTGTCCTTCCAGGGTGACTATACCTTCAGTTGGCAAATCCAAACCAGCAATCATATTCAATAAAGTGGACTTACCGCAACCGGAGTGACCAATCAAAGAAACAAACTCACCTTTTCTAATTTGGAGGTCAATTCCTTTGAGGGCGATATATTTCCCACCACCGGTTAATTCAAATACCTTATCAATTTGGTCAACTGCAACAAATACGCTCATTTCCTTTGTTCCCCATGACTTTGTTCGCTTGGTCAATAGCCATTAACTAATGACTATTGACTAATGACTATTGACTAATGTCTATTTCTGTTCTGCTGGTAAGATTTTGTTTTGCAACCAAGCCATTAACTTATCGAGAATCAGACCAACAACACCGATGTAGACCAGGGCTAAAATTACTTCGCTGACGTTGTTGTTTTGATAAGCATCCCAGATGAAAAAGCCAATCCCAACGATACCGGACATAACGATTTCTGCGGCGATAATCGCTAACCAAGCTAAACCAATCGCTATTCTCAAGCCAGTGAAAATGTAGGGTAAAGCAGAGGGAATAAGGATGTTGGTGAAGTATTCTTTGCGGCTAAGTTGAAGAACTTTAGCAACGTTGTTGTAATCTTGGGGAATTTGAGTTACGCCTACTGCCGTGTTAATTAAGATAGGCCAAATGGCAGTGATGAAAATTACGAATAATGCTGCTGGTTCGTTTTGTCTTAAAGCTGCCAAGGAAATGGGAACCCAAGCCAAAGGTGGTACAGTCCGTAGTAATTGGAATATGGGGTCTAAAGCTTTAGACATGGTTTTATTAATGCCAATTAAAACCCCTAAGGCAACGCCAACAACGGCCGCTAAGCTATAGCTGATTGCTACCCGTTGGAGACTGGCTAAAATTTGCCAAAATAGACCTTTGTCTGTGCCACCTTTATCGTAAAAGGGATACAAAATGAGTATCCAGGTGTCTTGGATTACTTGTACAGGGCCTGGTAATGTAGCGCCAGGAGTCCACGAGAATAATTGCCAGATTACCAGAAAAATTACAATGGCGATCGCTGGCGGGAATAAATCAGGAAACTGCTTTTGTAAACTTGATAAGAAACTGTTATCAAATCTAGGATTTACTGGTCTTTTCTGTGCGACGGTCATGTTAATTTATGCTCCTCAGATGACGACTTATGGAAGGAAAACTTGACTCAAGAGTGTAGCGATTCTCTTGATTGATGACTGATGACTGATGACTGATGACTGTTAACTAATGACTAAACACTAACTTTCTTGATTTTCAGGCTCTTGAGATATTCGTCTGGCTTTTCGGGGTCAAATTTTGTGCCATCAAAGAATTCTTCAACACCGCGAGATGTACTTGTGGGAATATCAGCCGCAGCAATTCCCGCCTCTTTAGCCGCTTCTTTCCAAATATCTTCGCGGTTGACTTTATCGATTAATTCTTTGGCTTTAGCTGCACCATTAGCTAGGTAATCTTTGGGTAAGAATCCCCAACGTACATTTTCTGTGATGAACCACAAATCATGACTCTTGTAGGGATAAGAAACACTACCTTTTTCATCTTTCCAGTAGTAAGCCGCCATTGATTTATCATCAATTTTGCGACCATCACCCATATCATATTTGCCGACGTATGGGTCTGCCAGAATTTCTGGATTATTGAGGTTGAAATAATTTCTTCCAGCCAGAATTTGAGCTGCTTCTTTGCGGTTGTCAAAATTATCTAACCACTGTTGCGCCTCCATAATGCCTTTGAGTAACGCTTTGGTTGCTTTGGGGTATTTATCCACCCAATCAGCTCTCATTGCCAAGTATTCTTCTGGGTGATTTTTCCAAATCTCTGCGGTTAAGGCGGCCATGTAGCCAATTTTGTCGTTGACCAAGCGGAATGGCCAGGGGTCACCTGTGCTGAAAGCGTCCATTGTGCCGGTTTTCATGTTAGCTACAGTTTGCGCCGCCGGGACTGTCAGCAGTTTGACATCTGCATCTGGGTCAATACCGCCTGCGGCTAACCAGTAGCGAATCCATAAGTCTTGGTTGACGTGGGGGAAAGTGAAAGCGGCAGTGAAGGGTGTAGAAGACTTGAGTTGGCTAAATAAAGACTTAGCGCCTTCTAATTTTAAACTGATACCTTTACCTTGGTGCTTGTTAGCGATCGCAATTCCATTCCCATGTGTAATTAATTGACATAACACATACATGGGTATCTTTTGATTACCCTTAGTAATTAAACCTTCGGTAATCAAGTGTGGCATAGGCATTTGCCATTGACCGCCATCAATACCACCACCAGCCGAACCAATTTCTACGTTATCTCTAGCAGAACCCCAAGAAGCTTGTTTAGAAAGTTCTACATTAGTTAATCCATATTTAGCAAAGAAACCTTTTTCTTTGGCAATAATTAAAGGAGCCGATTCCACAATGGGAATATATCCCAACTTCACAGTAGTGACTTCTGGTGCTTGCTCTGCGCTAACATTAGCAGCAGGTTGAGCAGTTGGTGCAGATTGTGTTCCTCCGGTAGTCTCAGGCGGATTTCCCAAGCAACCTTTGAGGAACACTGCACCTGCCGAAGCTCCTGCTGTAACTATAAACTTGCGGCGAGAAAATTGATTAAAAAACTCTGTCATATATAGCCCCTTGAGTCGAATTTAAATTTTTGTAGACATGACAATTTATGCAGGCGAAACAGATGTTTCGTGCAATATACAAAAACTTTTTTCACCATACTGAGTAAAACGATCCCCTCTATTTCTATGCAGAAATAGATTGAATCACTACTGAGTAAATAAAAATAGCTAAATTACTTGGCTTTACTTGAGCTTTCCTTGCGGTCGCTCGCTGTATTGAAATTTAGTTTACAGGTTTTATTCTCAAAGTGGTTAACTTTGAACAGGTAATTATTAAATAAATATTAGATTGGTTATATAAGTAAAAATTTATCTTCGCAGACAAAAGTAGATATATTCATTCAATGTATCGATGTTTATCAATGATGAGCATTTATGAAGAAGGGGATTTACTCAATTGATCCATATATTGATGTAATTTTCTGGTAAAAACCTGGGGATTTATCAATACAAACTATTATCTAAAACTATAGATTGAGTATTTATGCTGGCTGAAATTGCCAAGTTTAGTTGGCGATTCACAAGAACTTAGCTAGGACGATAGTATTGAGGGAAGAATCAATTAAGCCTGGCTTATCAATGACTTTAGCGGAAACTTTCAATACCGAAAATCATCCCAATCCTTTGATTACCCTGAACTACGAACCAGCCTTAGAATCTTTGGGTAACGACTACTATGATGAAGTCACAGCCGCCGAATTTCCTCAACTCACCCTACGCTGGCGGAATGACGCGATACTACCAAGACTGGGACTAGACCCGCAAACAGTGACAGATGAAGATTTCATCACCGCTTTTGGTTTATTCCAAGGACGCAAGCCACTGTTAGCACTGCGTTACCACGGCTATCAATTCGGTGAGTATAACCCCAACTTGGGTGATGGTAGAGGTTTTTTGTATGGACAAGTTCGCGGTACTGATGGCGAACTGTATGACTTTGGGACAAAAGGTTCTGGAAGAACACCCTATTCTCGTGGTGGCGATGGAATGCTGACACTCAAAGGTGGTGTGAGAGAGGTTTTAGCCGCCGA contains:
- a CDS encoding CmpA/NrtA family ABC transporter substrate-binding protein, which gives rise to MTEFFNQFSRRKFIVTAGASAGAVFLKGCLGNPPETTGGTQSAPTAQPAANVSAEQAPEVTTVKLGYIPIVESAPLIIAKEKGFFAKYGLTNVELSKQASWGSARDNVEIGSAGGGIDGGQWQMPMPHLITEGLITKGNQKIPMYVLCQLITHGNGIAIANKHQGKGISLKLEGAKSLFSQLKSSTPFTAAFTFPHVNQDLWIRYWLAAGGIDPDADVKLLTVPAAQTVANMKTGTMDAFSTGDPWPFRLVNDKIGYMAALTAEIWKNHPEEYLAMRADWVDKYPKATKALLKGIMEAQQWLDNFDNRKEAAQILAGRNYFNLNNPEILADPYVGKYDMGDGRKIDDKSMAAYYWKDEKGSVSYPYKSHDLWFITENVRWGFLPKDYLANGAAKAKELIDKVNREDIWKEAAKEAGIAAADIPTSTSRGVEEFFDGTKFDPEKPDEYLKSLKIKKVSV
- a CDS encoding exopolysaccharide biosynthesis protein is translated as MAIHLNSHQVRLSFSQEIKSLLQRLAEQHLTLGDILAETSERGFSLVIALLVLPFLFPMPPGATGPFGAACLILSVQMVLGRRSPWLPKKIAHYKFPRPFAQFLLQNLRRVTKIVEKIARPRLSKIADNPLTWRINGFCISWLTILLISPIPLTNPIPTVGILLLAIATIESDGLLICLSYVVTAVITAVFAFIGYGLWLAPSILPSIFK
- the ntrB gene encoding nitrate ABC transporter permease produces the protein MTVAQKRPVNPRFDNSFLSSLQKQFPDLFPPAIAIVIFLVIWQLFSWTPGATLPGPVQVIQDTWILILYPFYDKGGTDKGLFWQILASLQRVAISYSLAAVVGVALGVLIGINKTMSKALDPIFQLLRTVPPLAWVPISLAALRQNEPAALFVIFITAIWPILINTAVGVTQIPQDYNNVAKVLQLSRKEYFTNILIPSALPYIFTGLRIAIGLAWLAIIAAEIVMSGIVGIGFFIWDAYQNNNVSEVILALVYIGVVGLILDKLMAWLQNKILPAEQK
- a CDS encoding lipid kinase — encoded protein: MSLRALLLVNRHARQGQARLLEAINHLKKFNFQLIEESTEHPKHLSQVIHKYKYQVDLVIVGGGDGTLNAVVDALVETQLPLGILPLGTANDLARTLGISNSLPEACRTIAEGELRRIDLGWVNGKHFFNVASLGLSVKITRRLTKEFKRRWGIFAYAVTAMQVIWESRPFSAEIHSKDRVFRIKTVQIAVGNGRYYGGGMAIVPDASIDDQRLDLYSLEISHWWEIIPLLPAMRNGRHIHRQNVRALNGQEFEVYTRKPRAINTDGEITTYTPATFRVIPKAVAVLVPPV
- a CDS encoding nitrate ABC transporter ATP-binding protein (This model describes the ATP binding subunits of ATP-binding cassette (ABC) transporters for nitrate transport, or for bicarbonate transport, in bacteria and archaea.); translated protein: MQNRSSSVTETTRSRQERHSVSATNNRPFLEIKDVSKVYPTKKGPFTVLDGVNLNVEQGEFLCVIGHSGCGKSTLLNMVSGFNFPTSGQVLLEGQPITQPGPDRMVVFQNYALLPWRTAFENIYLAVNAVYPNKPEPEKRAIVREHLAMVGLADAMEKKPMQMSGGMRQRVSIARALAIRPKVLILDEPFGALDAITKEELQEELLKIWGDNRCTVLMITHDIDEALFLADKLVMMTNGPHAKIGEVLEIPFSRPRDRARIMEDPEYYKLRNYALDFLFNRFAHDDVG
- a CDS encoding nitrate ABC transporter ATP-binding protein (This model describes the ATP binding subunits of ATP-binding cassette (ABC) transporters for nitrate transport, or for bicarbonate transport, in bacteria and archaea.) — encoded protein: MSVFVAVDQIDKVFELTGGGKYIALKGIDLQIRKGEFVSLIGHSGCGKSTLLNMIAGLDLPTEGIVTLEGQRISRPGPDRMVVFQNYSLLPWRTVRENIALAVNSVMKGMPEAERKSIVEKHIDMVGLRPHADKQPGMLSGGQKQRVAIARALAIRPKLLLLDEPFGALDALTRGNLQEQLMQICEENEVTAVMVTHDVDEAVLLSDRIVMLTNGPESKIGDILEVDIPRPRKRMEVVEHPSYYSLRSEMIYFLNQQKRVKKIRARKTADVARHGLEKVNLEIGFLPLTACAPLAVAKEKGFFTKHGLDEVNLVRETSWRGIVDGMKGGYIDAAQMPSGMPMWLTLGGHDNQPLPVVTALTMTRNGNAITLAKRFYDEGVRSLSDFKNYLLRTRDQRHIMGVVHPASMHNLLLRYWLAAGGIDPDLDVDMRTIPPAQMVADLQNKSIDGYCVGEPWNYRAAVENIGFTIATDLEVWLGHPGKVLGVREDWAEKYPNTHIALTKALLEACEYCSRPENVEEVRRIVAGRDYVSTDLDYIQLEDPNSLVCDIDHPLRDYAHHQFFAQSAINRPSRTEQIWIMSQLARWGDTPFPRNWVEVVERVCRVRVFSTAARELGLDISYTRQPIELFDGTPFNADDPIAYLNSLHIKRDFSIAEVILDSPTRRVA